Genomic segment of Apium graveolens cultivar Ventura chromosome 7, ASM990537v1, whole genome shotgun sequence:
ttcaagaaaagttcttaaaacaacctctgacatggctcaagttgttcagagtcaagaaattgtaagttctgatattcagaagaagcaagtaacctctgacagtgctcaagttaacttgatatcagaaaataaatctaaaacactcctaccaggattcactaaagcaaaacagactcaatctttgaagactacttcaagtgtttttgaagcaagagtagttactggaaaggaagctagagataaaactggattgggaagtgctgatgaaagaagagtacacaacactactgatgatccaacttccttgtgtgaaccaggtattggagcaactcctgaaagattgaatcaactagaatctgtacagatggtttaccatacctacttgaaagaatacatcatgttgtatttcatgacagatggtagggtttatcatataagacaaaatgccattccgttgaagtattttgaagaattggagcatgtattgttcttacttcaagtggatgacagaataacagagactgctgcaaactacttaaaggaacagattcagagacagaaaagactttattctgttaagtctgacagcagatatgttccaaagtacagaaatcacaatggtgatattgttgatatgaagcctaatactgcacagatcagaacatatcttggtattaaggggcttgaattcaatctagagtctaataaagcttatgtcataagactagatcgggagttgagaaaagcaaagattaatgatctcagagctgcaatatttcaaactggtgaagatactgcagagcttaaagatgtcaaacggagaatgattgatgaactcagatatgctgagaaatgtttgttgaagaattatctcagaacaactcctgacatcagagagatcagaaaatgatgaagccaagtcgaagatctacaactgcttaaattctgatatttatacagattgaagttgttatcagaagttgaattggtaaaaactttaaggactgtaagttgtagttatcttgtctatttctcatgcatttgtacttaatgtttttgacatcatcaaatatctgttaaacttgtatattttgttaatttacaagttgggggagattgttagatatatttgataatgtcatggctaatatgttttatgtttagatttcagatcttatttgaacagaacaaatcagtacttaactgatcagtacttatactggaagtcagaacttaagggatatcagtacttatgttatcaggagatagatatcagaacttaagtgctgaaggacgatcagataaggacagtagctgattaaagttaagaagatcaagataaacataagaagagatatgcatgaagaaggaattccgtgaagaatggaatacttggaatagaagatatctgattgatatattttaggaagcagaattatattccatatcaattagcgaatatcttgtaactgtgtagtatataaacacagaaatagagtttacactatatgtgttatcattatcgagaatattatttagtataactctagcagctctcgtgatattttgttcatcactgagagataacagttccagattgtaacagagtttattgtttaaataaagtttgttttctgttacataagttattgaagtttgatttgattgtgataaacactgtattcaccccctctacagtgaaagtgtgacctaacaatattttttttcaaaatattgaattttataatttttcaagtttcttatacacacacacacacacacacatatatatatatatatctacaaatatcactattttaataaatatcttGCAAATCTCATACATTTGACAAGTTAAACATTGCAGAACATATGATTTTATATAACATGATCAGTTTGAAGAACATACGTATTCACGTTATAGAACACATAAATATTCAACTTGCCGAAATATAACAACATAACACAAGTTTATATCTTgtagtttattattttagtttttaaattattGGAAACATAAAACCTGAACCATTAGATTGGATTGTAATATAAAGTTAGGATTTTGGACTCCCGAACTCTACAAAAAATAGAGATTTTATGTATATGATTACTTATAATAACCATATCAAActgaataatataaaatttaggatttgtctcacaaatatttgaaattaaatatatctttaattaataatgcaataaataaactattttttTTATGAAGAAGCATCAAATGTCTTTCCATTTTTCAAATAACATGTTAATGACAATTATTAATTTTACTTTGTAGTTGTAGTTTTTTTTTTCTAAAGCGAATGAAAAAATAGAATTTAGGAGCACATTCACCatcattgaataatattttaaacctaaTTTTTTTAAAGTAAAACATTAATAAATAGATCGATTTAATATATTTTCGTAGTTCTAACGGAACTTGTGACATCTCAtgtcaaattttgaatatatttaaatattgggtcaagttccagatgtaataatgtaaaaccagtcagttagtaattttgatactTAATATTAATTGACTTGATTGTATAAAGAactcaaaaatattaatttttattaatataagatattataaaGTTTATCCTTATTGGTAATATATTCTCGTCGAGTTCgtaatttaaatatattaaaccttgatagtgatgatgtatttttggctgggtcatgtagtcaaatttcgattattttttcaaaatgggtaaaattctgattttgaagctagtaattttgatacaaattatcaattgacttgattctATAAAGACCTCAAAGATATTCATTTTTACCGACATAAGATATCACAAAACCTTTCTTTGTTGGTAAGATTTTATAGTCAaactcgtaatttaaattaaacCTACGTAGTGACGTGGTATTTACGGGCAGATCATTTAGttaaatttcgagtattttttgaaaaatgggtcaagttctaattttgaatttgaaataaatCGAATACGCTAATTATAAATTATCTAAATATGTAGTAGAcgtatatattatttataaaagtgtatctatttttaacatataaataaattaattatatgtagatattattttttattaaaaaatatatattaaaaatatatgagacgtacttttcaaattaaaaattgtttaatAAATGAGGGAATGATTCGTTTATGTACTCCgcttaactttatatctcaaattcaattATTCAAAACTAACtctaaatatatattaataatcatgtttaaagttaaataaattgtTGCTATTTACGACACTCACATATTATGTTTATGATGAAAAACTTAAGTAACAGTGTGGTGCAGTGGTAAGATGATGTGCTTGTGAATGTAAAGACTCGAGTTCAAGACTCGAGTTCAATTTCTCcaattaaaaacaaaaataacAGGGAACATGACTAATTACACCACTACTAATTAAACACCTTCTGGCCAATACAAAtaacaattaattaatcaattaaatcaacATGCATTAAACAATAACctaacacaatatataaacacataaacaaataatataataatttgataacactTACCTGAATTTAGAGCCTGATATAGGTATGTAAAAATGTGTACAAGTAGTTATAAACCTGAAAATAAAATGACTAATATTAGTATACAATATAAATAATAATCATCttaaattacataattaaattttaaataaacctCCTCAAGATGTACACTTCTCTGAAAGTTTTGGCCGACCTTCACAGTGCACTCTAGTTAGCTCTTCTTTGACCTTCTTGCACATGTAGATCCAAAGCTTCATTTCTGCTTCATTTCTTATGCACCAACTCTTCTACAACTATTTTTCAATTTTGTTAGGTGTCGCTCTAAGATGAGTTTTTGTGTGAAAGCACTAACAAAGTGACTCTGTAAGTAGCTCAACAAACTATGAAACTCTTATCACCCATTTTGACTCGTATTCAAATTTAAAACAACTAAAAGATAGGttacaaaattcaaatttttaacaGCCAATTATCTATATAAAACATTATCCATAATTTTGAAttctaaaatcaattaataaaatatttactAAATTATTGCATCAACAATGTACCAAATAAAATATGGGGTATTATAAtgtaaatattaatattaatcaaactaacaaaataattgttaaattaaactattttgaatttttttattacaaatatgtattatactttttaatttaaaaatatgtaTTATAGTGTTGAAAATTTATAAGTTCCATATTAGTATTAGTAGTATAGTGGTTGTTTACTACCTACTTTTTTTGTTAACTTTTTAAATAAACTTACAAAATTGTTAATGGGCCATATaaggttaaaaataataaaaatataaaaatatttttgtgTACGAGAGATTCAAGCGGGTTAGGTGTTTAACGTGTTTTTCACTTTTTTAGGCTTAGAAAATATCAAAATGTTGTTTATAATTTGAAAAATACGGGAAATCGTGTTTTCTATATTTCCAGTTTTttgttttgaaaattttgtatttGAACGTGTTTTTAGTTTTTCCAATTTTCTTAGAAAAATTTTCTGAAAACATGCCCTTAGTTCTTGAAGCTATATAAAATTACTTcgcattttcaaatttaaaaatgACAAGTCGGTTGAATAATACAAATTAAACGAATTGAATGCAATGCCATAATTAGATAATTTTTGCTTAATAAATGAGATAAAATTAATTATTCCGAGTCTCAAATCTTAAACTAAGcactgaatcagatactgatcATTGGTTCTGATATCTCAATGTCAAaatccaatttttttttcttaaaaaatatttacCAAAATCAAATATCTTAAAATGccgatttattttattttatatataagttAAAAAATGACAATTAAATATGGCCGAATTAATCAAATTTACTCGTCCGTCTTTTTGTTGTGTCTATCCCCAAATGTTCACAAAAGTTAAAATCATTTTACACTTCGTTCCAAAAATTTCACAGCAAAACCCTCAATCGGAGCTCAAATTAGTCGCCGGAACATCAAATTCGCCGGTAACAAAGTCAATTCCGACAAAGATTCAGGTCAGCAACACCTCTGTTACGCTTTTTAATTATAATTCCACAAATTTGACCTAATTTCATcgtttatataaataattaccaTCAATCTGTGCTATACCTACATGTTTTGTGTGTAATTTGAAGATGCTAATTTGTGAACGTTGCTATTAGGTGATTGAAGAGGGGGGgggggagggagggagagagagagagagagagagagagagagagagagagggagaggagTATGGATAACGATTTAGCTCTGGAGAGAGAAAGGCACCAAATGGAGGAAATTAGGGGGCTCGAGTACGAGGAATTGCTGGTCGAAGAAGTCGATGGAAATGAATCTTCGGACGACGATGAGGCCAAGTAATTATGCCTTTTTATACTCATTTATTGAAATGTTTTTATCATTTCTTAGTTTTATGTTTCATATTAGTTGTTTATTGGATTGTAAACTGTTTTTCGTATTGGCAATATTGTAGTGCGTAGTCAGGGCGAAAAATGATTTATTGTGTGATTGTGTTGCATCGGTTTAAATTGCATCGGTTTAAAATATATCCGTACAATTGACTGATAGTTATGTAAGTGTGTATTCTTCTTATAAGGCCAGAAAATGCCAGTAGTTTTGTGGTAAATGCTGTAGAACACTTAGTATTTGGTGCACAATTATCTAGTTCAATTTTAAGGCCCATAACGTTCATTAAGAATACAATAGTTTGATGTCTTCAAATTTTAGAAGATTGAATAACATCGTGCTTTGTTGTCAACAACGATTCAAGACAGCCCAACATAGAGTATTTTCGAGTTGCGCCTTGCAAGAAACTTATGGTTGTCTTGTATTGTGCACTGTTTGTGTTACTCTCCTTCTATGAAAATACAGTGAATTAATCACTTTTAGAAAATATAGTTACACAGTTGTGTTGCCTTTTGCTTTCCAGTGACCGTTATAGAGGGGCCTCTGTTTCCGCTGAATTTGCATTCGACCCTTGTCTGGCTTCTCTACATACCTACCTCGGTGGTATGCTACCTTGCTGACTCATTTTTCTAGTATATGTTATGAGATTTCAGTTTTTAGTAATCTTGTTCTTTTTGATGTATATTGGGCAGAGGTTGAAGATACTCGTAGTAGGATGGCTTTCTTAGATGGTGGTGCCCTACTTAACCTCCCACTCTTTTATCTAGAAGGTATGTAGAGCCTATGTATCACTTTTTGGTAAGGTTAGTTTAGTTTAATGCGTTTTCAGCTAAAAGTATATAGGCTTGAAGATGTAATATCAGCTGCCTTTACGTTATCCTTGTCAGGTCCCTGATTTTGAGTCGACTTTATTATTTATTGTTATATTTTGCTTAAATGTGATGATCCATGTTTAGTAACTACAATGCTGTGTTACCTTGGATCAAATGGAATGGGTAAGAACTGAGAATGGAATAAGATTTGTACTCTTACTTGGGGGAGTTTGAGCGAGAtgtttataaattttattccTTCATTCCTTTCCAAACAATTTAAACTAGAATTCTAACCAACATGTTTTGGAAGGAAAGTTCAATTCTCCTTCATCATTTTCCTTACCATAATTCACTACTCTCTTTAATTTTTTATTCTTCTTTTGCTATAATTTTGCATTTCATTCCTTCTTCATCCAATTCTCACGAAGTGAACACAACCTAAATGAAATACAGTGTACCTGGCTTTACCGAGTGCTTGAAGCCTTGAACAAATAAATTGTACATTCTACAACTAATTTTTCCGAACGTAATATCTTAGTGATTAAGCATGGTTAATTGTTATATAACTTTATGAAGATTCTTTTTCTGCTTGTTGCTTGTAAAGAATTAATGTTTCATGTGTTTAAATTGGGCCAGTGTTTTTTACTTATTTATATTAAGTTTTCATCTCAACTAACACAGGTGTAGTTCTGTTCCCGGAAGCCACCCTTCCTTTACGAGTTATCCAACCAAATTTTGTAGCTGCTCTGCAAAGAGCTCTAAAACAAGCTGATGCTCCCTATACCCTGGGCGTGGTATGTAAAGTATATTCACTTCTACTTACTTTTGGTGACTTGAATTTACGCTTTCAGTGCTTATTTGAAATGTGGATGTGTTCAGGTTCGAGTTTATCGAGATACTGATGATGGGATATTAAGGTTTGCAACCACGGGAACAACAGCAGAGGTAGGACTACATATTCTTTTTTCTCTAGAGTATCTAATGTAAATAGATATGAGAATGATATGAATTACCAAGGGGTATTAATTTACCCCCCTAGAAGGAATGAGTTTCCCATTTCATACAACCCAATTGCTAATTCGAACACCAACACATCGGATGGGATTGTGGTTCCAATTCATGTTAACCTCATTGTAACCTCATTTTATTTAGTTCCTTCAACAAATATTGAATAACTTAATTGTATTGCCAATTTGTCAGATAAGGCAACTCAGGCGGTTAGATGATGGTTCATTGAATGTTGTAACTCGTGGTCAACAACGGTTTCGTTTAAGACGCCGATGGGTTGATGTTGAAGGAGCTGTAAGATATATTTTCTCTATGTTTTTCtggtttgattttgatttctttggATTACTAGAAGGAAATTCTGTTAAATGTCTTCTTCTCGTCAAACTTGTGCTGTTTACAATTTTTAGCCATGTGGAGAGATCCAAATAATCGAAGAAGATTCCCCAGTAAGGACACCAAGGGATGCAGTTGGGCGTTTGTCAACAGTGAGGAACTTGCACACTAGTCGCGGGTTTGGAGCTAGACGGCGTAGACATGGAAATGAAGGTGGTGATTCAGATACAATGTCAGAGGATAGTTTCTCAAGTGAACTTCCCTCAAGTGAAAGGAGATTGAGTGAATCGGCTCTTGCTTCGTCTTATTGTAGTTCTGATACCAATGATGCGTCTACAAGTGGGGAGGATGAGAACTTGGGGTCTGAGTCGGATCTCCGGTCAGTGGGATCTCATCTAGCCAACTCTACTGGCTCAATTCATTTGGATGATAGCAATAAGGGTAGAAATGCTAGTTTGGAGACTGGGACAGAGGTCGCGTCAGATCGAAAAATTCATCGAAATGTAGGGTGCAGAAAGCATTCAGTAAGCAGGCTGAGGGAAGTTCCAAGTGCATTCTGGCCCAGTTGGGTTTACCGTATGTATGACTCGTATCACCTTGCTCAACAGGTGGCAGGTAATTTCACTTGTCATACTTGTGTTTACACTGATGAATTTTGGAAGTTATAGAGTGTTTGGAGGGCTATTTCCATCCTGCCAGTTCAACATCAAACTAAAGTTAAAAACCAACAGTTTATAATTTATTCGGGACAAGTGATAATCTTTTTTTATTTACCTTATCGTTTCACTTACAGATGGTTATGCTAACTATTGCTTTTTTAATACTATGTTATACTATTTTTGTTAAACTGTATTAAAAGCGACAGATATGACTGACTTGATCTCTTAATAGTACATACCATGTATGGTCTCTTAAGCATACATGACATGCTGACCGCTTTCTTCTTCCTTTTAACATTTGTTAAATTAAAAAAAGCTGCTAACTGAATAATGCAGACATATTTGTTTGTGAATATATGGACTGGTCAGTAAGCGATGAGTCTTTTTGTGTTATtttcttaaatttaaattatcATTGCGTTTAAGGGCTTTCATAAATTTCTTCAAGTATAGGTTGGCCGGGATCGGGATCCACTAGCACACTGTAGACATGGAGAATAtgacatatataatatatgaGCACTCTTCTAATATCGTAACATTGACAAAGAAAATGATAGTTAAGGATAGTTGAACCCATTAATGCGCTAATAATTGATGtttgatttgacttgtagaagTTGATAGTTCTCCCCTAATTTTTTTCAGATTTGTGGAACAAGATTGTTAAGGCACCAAACATGGATGGACTTGTGAGGAAACCTGGCCTTCTGTCATTTCACATTGCCAGCAAATTGCCAGTGTCTGAATCTACAAGGCAAGAGCTTCTGGAGATAGATGGGGTGTCCTATAGGTTGCGCCGAGAAATTGAGTTACTTGAGAGCTTTGATCGTGTTCGATGCAAAAATTGTCAGGTTAGCAGTGTTTTGGCATTACCATAATACTCTCTTATGTAGCTCGTAATTTGTTCTTATAAATATATTACTTATAATTTTTTACTTACTGCAAGCAGACGGTGATTGCAAAGCGAAGAGATATGCTGGTAATGTCTACTGATGGTCCTCTTGGTGCTTATGTGAATCCCCATGGGTTTGTCCACGAAGTAATGACTCTCTTGGAAGCAAAGGACTTGGTTCTTGTTGGACATCCAGTAAAAAAATACAGCTGGTTTCCTGGGTATGACTCTTACCTTTACCATCTTATGTAACTTGTTGCAGAGTTCAATGGAACTGCCACTTCCAACAAACTATCAATATTAACTTATGATTGCTAAACCTATTTTTCATATTACCCTACTCTGTCCCTACTAGGGTGAATGCTTGAAGTGTTTTTCAGCTAACGCTAACTCGGAAATGGATAATCTGCTTTAGTACATACCTTTTCTGCTACTATTTAAGTTATGAACAAGTTGTTGTACTTTATTCTATTTTTAAGCTGTGCTGAAGCACCTTCAATTCTTCATGTCTTTTTCTTTCTTGATACCATTGTTTATGGGGCTGTTTTAGGCTGCGACCTCATGCTATGGGACATACTAGGGACTTTGTATTAACATGTAAGTACCCTAAGGTTTTAGGATAGCAGGTGGTAACTTCACATAGTGCTGAGGTCCTGAGTTCGAACCTCCAAAGGGGGTACAGGTACGCTAAGTTATGAAAGATATGCATAATAATTAAATTAGTCCTCCAAACACCTAAGGGTTTTAGACTTTCAGGAGAGATGGTAATTTAACAACATTCTACTCTATTTCCTTTCTGTTCACGTATCTAAAAATTGTAAAAATGAAGCATTTTTTCAAATAGGAGTTTCTGGAAAATTGGTATACTTTGCAAGTCAGGTTTGCTATAGCCTATAAGCTAAAGCCTGCCACCCGGCCCCCTCTTCCCAGTATAGTGTATGTATATTTTAACAAATTATACCTCCACCTATCTGTTTTGATGTTTCTGAGAACTGTTTCAGCACGAGTTTATAAAGATAATctttaaaacaaataaattttgTGAAAAATCATTTGAAAGTAGAAATATAGTGGTTCAGATCATGTAAATTGCTATAAGTAAATATTGCAAATTCAGTGTTGTTTTGGAAGTAGAAATATACTGGTTCAGATCAAGTAAAATGCTAGAAGTAAATATTGCAAGTGTTGTCTGTGTGTTCATGATGCCCCTCTTTATTATGCAATATTAGTAATTTGAGAAGTTTGTAACAAATTATTTTATCTATCATATTCATTCGGACTAGCTTAGTTTTTTAATGAAATCATCATAATCTGGACTAGTATTAGATCACAGCAATAATCATTAGGCTTATATGACTTGTTtttgtaacttcttcaagagttAGTTGATTCATTGTGAAATTGTGAACGGCTTTGCTCACATGGTGCTAAATCACGTGTAATCCTGTCAGTCCTTCAAACAAAGAATCTTAAATATATAGAATGTCATATCATTTTAAGCTTCTTCCCATATGATTCTGTGGAGTTCTTTGCTGATACGATTTATGTTATAGGTATGCATGGACAATTACTTATTGTGCCACTTGTGAAACCCAAATGGGTTGGCTATTTACTG
This window contains:
- the LOC141671154 gene encoding uncharacterized protein LOC141671154 is translated as MDNDLALERERHQMEEIRGLEYEELLVEEVDGNESSDDDEANDRYRGASVSAEFAFDPCLASLHTYLGEVEDTRSRMAFLDGGALLNLPLFYLEGVVLFPEATLPLRVIQPNFVAALQRALKQADAPYTLGVVRVYRDTDDGILRFATTGTTAEIRQLRRLDDGSLNVVTRGQQRFRLRRRWVDVEGAPCGEIQIIEEDSPVRTPRDAVGRLSTVRNLHTSRGFGARRRRHGNEGGDSDTMSEDSFSSELPSSERRLSESALASSYCSSDTNDASTSGEDENLGSESDLRSVGSHLANSTGSIHLDDSNKGRNASLETGTEVASDRKIHRNVGCRKHSVSRLREVPSAFWPSWVYRMYDSYHLAQQVADLWNKIVKAPNMDGLVRKPGLLSFHIASKLPVSESTRQELLEIDGVSYRLRREIELLESFDRVRCKNCQTVIAKRRDMLVMSTDGPLGAYVNPHGFVHEVMTLLEAKDLVLVGHPVKKYSWFPGYAWTITYCATCETQMGWLFTATSKALKPRSFWGIRSSQVADDMS